The following coding sequences are from one Candidatus Omnitrophota bacterium window:
- a CDS encoding MarR family transcriptional regulator — protein MMSLHTELGINPIEYLPHEAVLNIVFTGSLLTKEGDRILKEFGLTDSQFNVLMLLKYQAKDGVLNQTTLGDMLLVNRSNITGLIDRLEQAGCVKRTGDSNDRRVKWVQMTKQGRAVLDRSEEAYYRRVGEIMDGLSGVECKRVCRAMESIRGKIRTGEKS, from the coding sequence ATGATGAGCCTGCATACGGAACTGGGCATCAATCCGATCGAATATCTTCCTCACGAAGCCGTGCTCAACATCGTTTTCACCGGCTCGCTGTTGACGAAGGAAGGGGACCGGATATTGAAGGAATTCGGTCTGACGGATTCCCAATTCAACGTTCTCATGCTTTTAAAATATCAGGCGAAAGATGGCGTTCTCAACCAAACGACGCTTGGCGATATGCTTCTTGTCAATCGCTCCAATATCACCGGATTGATCGACCGCCTGGAACAAGCGGGCTGCGTTAAACGGACAGGCGATTCCAACGACCGCCGCGTGAAATGGGTTCAAATGACGAAACAGGGCCGCGCCGTTTTGGATCGGTCGGAAGAAGCCTATTATCGGCGCGTCGGCGAAATCATGGATGGACTATCCGGCGTGGAATGCAAACGCGTATGCCGGGCGATGGAATCGATCCGGGGAAAAATCAGAACGGGAGAGAAATCCTGA
- the pth gene encoding aminoacyl-tRNA hydrolase yields MWCLVGLGNPGPKYESTRHNVGFQLIDGLSDRWNISVEQKGSSFLFGLGDFRDTPVILVKPMTYMNRSGTAYKRLLREPEISCAETLIIYDDIHLPLGKIRIRLKGSDGGHNGLRSILEMAGTEEIPRLRLGIGENSDDIVDFVLSPFTSKEREIMDETLIRAGEAVEAILLDGMEKAMNQFNR; encoded by the coding sequence GTGTGGTGCCTGGTTGGACTTGGCAATCCCGGCCCAAAATACGAATCGACGCGCCATAATGTCGGTTTCCAATTGATCGATGGGCTTTCCGACCGTTGGAACATCTCCGTCGAGCAAAAAGGCTCTTCCTTTCTGTTCGGCTTGGGGGATTTTCGCGATACGCCGGTAATCCTCGTCAAGCCCATGACCTATATGAACCGGTCGGGGACCGCTTATAAAAGACTATTGCGCGAGCCGGAAATTTCCTGCGCGGAAACGTTGATTATCTATGACGATATCCATCTCCCGCTAGGGAAAATCCGGATACGGCTCAAGGGAAGCGACGGGGGACATAATGGTCTTCGTTCCATCCTCGAAATGGCGGGGACGGAAGAGATTCCAAGATTGCGCCTGGGCATCGGCGAAAACAGCGACGATATTGTGGATTTCGTTCTGAGTCCTTTCACATCGAAAGAGAGAGAAATCATGGACGAAACCCTTATCCGCGCTGGGGAAGCGGTTGAAGCGATTTTATTGGATGGAATGGAAAAAGCCATGAATCAATTCAACCGCTAG
- the ispD gene encoding 2-C-methyl-D-erythritol 4-phosphate cytidylyltransferase has protein sequence MPMAAAVSGAFSGLRTLRTRKARIADTMRTPIPDAIEAAAVIVAAGKSSRMGGGRNKVLQLLGGRPVLSYSLEVFQKCGRISRIAIVGRQEDRVEISSLIENYCPKAKGGFVPGGAERFDSVRNGLEFFASAAPAAVLIHDAARPFIQERFILDSLEQLNETPGCVIGVPLKDTLKETDANAAVIRTRERTKFWLAQTPQTFLYPIILEAYRQCSPPPYPTDDGEVLEMARGAVKMAEGSYLNMKITAPEDLRLAESILLTLGHPS, from the coding sequence ATGCCGATGGCGGCCGCCGTTTCCGGCGCGTTTTCCGGCCTACGAACTCTGCGAACGCGCAAAGCGCGAATTGCCGATACCATGAGAACGCCGATACCGGATGCCATAGAGGCCGCCGCCGTCATCGTGGCGGCGGGGAAAAGTTCCCGCATGGGCGGCGGAAGAAATAAAGTCCTCCAACTCCTGGGGGGGAGGCCGGTTCTTTCCTATTCCCTGGAAGTCTTTCAGAAATGCGGGCGGATATCTCGAATCGCCATTGTAGGCCGGCAAGAAGACAGGGTCGAAATCTCCTCCCTTATTGAAAACTATTGCCCGAAAGCGAAAGGAGGATTCGTCCCCGGCGGCGCCGAACGCTTCGATTCCGTCCGCAACGGCTTGGAATTTTTCGCCTCCGCCGCTCCCGCCGCCGTCCTGATCCACGATGCAGCCCGTCCTTTTATCCAAGAACGATTTATTCTGGATTCTTTAGAACAGCTAAACGAAACCCCCGGCTGCGTGATCGGCGTACCTCTCAAAGATACGCTCAAAGAAACGGATGCGAACGCCGCCGTGATCCGCACGCGCGAGCGAACGAAATTCTGGCTGGCTCAAACTCCTCAAACTTTCCTTTATCCCATCATTTTAGAAGCCTACCGCCAATGCTCGCCTCCTCCTTACCCAACGGACGACGGCGAAGTGCTGGAGATGGCGAGGGGAGCGGTTAAAATGGCGGAAGGATCGTACTTGAATATGAAAATCACCGCGCCGGAAGATCTCCGTTTGGCGGAATCGATTCTCTTGACTTTAGGCCATCCATCATGA
- the glmU gene encoding bifunctional UDP-N-acetylglucosamine diphosphorylase/glucosamine-1-phosphate N-acetyltransferase GlmU: MSSIILAAGDGTRLRSQVPKSLHRICGRPMIVHILRNIEGLIDGKQVVVIGFANEMVEAALSGFKVEFALQEKRLGTGHAVLCAKPLVENCDGDLLVVVGDAPLMTKSTFEKLIERHRHQDASATVLTTKMKKPAGYGRILRHQDNTVLSIVEDKDANIYEKKILEINSGTYVFDCKDLYDALAKVKPNNEQGEYYLTDVIHIMVSEKKRVEAYIAKDPLETMGINNRVQFAQAERIMRNRILERLMYSGVTIVDPANTFIDDSVTIGIDSIIQPNTHIFGKTTIHEGCEIGPMTQIYDCEIGKGCRVNSSYLRGCAIPPGMSIGPFANLQHGEIVYAEPYLNKKV; this comes from the coding sequence TTGTCTTCCATTATCCTGGCGGCGGGCGACGGTACTCGTCTCCGTTCGCAAGTTCCCAAATCGCTTCATCGGATTTGCGGGCGTCCCATGATCGTTCACATCCTGCGTAATATCGAGGGATTGATCGACGGAAAGCAAGTCGTCGTCATCGGTTTCGCCAATGAAATGGTGGAAGCGGCGCTGAGCGGCTTCAAGGTGGAATTCGCCCTTCAGGAAAAGCGCCTGGGTACGGGCCACGCCGTATTGTGCGCCAAGCCGCTGGTTGAAAACTGCGATGGCGACTTGCTGGTCGTCGTGGGCGATGCGCCCCTCATGACCAAGAGCACCTTCGAGAAGCTGATCGAACGCCATCGCCATCAGGACGCGTCCGCCACTGTGCTGACGACGAAGATGAAGAAACCCGCCGGATACGGACGCATTCTTCGCCACCAGGACAATACGGTGCTCTCCATCGTCGAAGATAAGGATGCGAATATCTACGAAAAGAAGATTCTGGAAATCAACTCGGGAACCTATGTCTTCGATTGCAAAGACCTTTACGACGCCTTGGCCAAAGTAAAGCCGAATAACGAACAGGGGGAATATTACCTCACCGACGTTATCCATATTATGGTGAGCGAAAAGAAAAGGGTGGAAGCCTATATCGCCAAAGATCCCCTGGAAACGATGGGTATCAACAATCGGGTGCAATTCGCGCAAGCGGAACGGATCATGCGCAATCGCATTCTGGAGCGCCTGATGTATTCAGGGGTTACGATCGTAGACCCCGCCAATACGTTCATCGACGACAGCGTTACGATCGGCATCGACAGCATCATCCAACCCAATACGCATATTTTCGGAAAAACGACTATCCATGAAGGATGCGAAATTGGTCCCATGACTCAAATCTACGACTGCGAAATCGGGAAGGGGTGCCGCGTGAATAGTTCCTATTTGCGGGGATGCGCCATACCTCCCGGCATGAGCATTGGGCCTTTCGCCAATCTTCAGCATGGTGAAATCGTTTACGCCGAGCCGTATTTGAATAAAAAAGTCTAA
- a CDS encoding molybdopterin-dependent oxidoreductase, which translates to MVFSKNLAEEHIGFTRRFFLGYGAMGIAGLNASNLWSQDKIPSSFIDEAKAKMEYLTRDEDFINYGRGNPPPYQLTPEKRRAVGLERETWRLEILADPESDSVVEHPLSLESGTALDWPGLMKLTEKYAIRFLSVMSCTNGKSPCGMGLWEGVPLRELIWLAKPTKNVRRIFYYGYHNDDIKQRFQSSLSIGRVLEDPPGELPVTLCYKLNGEWLSPVRGGPARMLVPGAYGNKSVKWLQRILLTNSNKANDTYALWNNDTESHLKTWACFIHAPEKAKAGQPILLTGVAQVGMSGLAKVQYFLHAQDKPLPDDDPYFAKTDWNDAEILPPPDRWGGEMRDEKLPSPTLKIDSATGKPSQWPMRDALVHWAALLTNVPSGHYDLFCRTIDANGIAQPMPRPFLKSGYNAIQRIDLVVEA; encoded by the coding sequence ATGGTTTTTTCAAAGAATCTTGCGGAAGAGCATATCGGCTTTACTCGCCGTTTTTTTCTTGGATATGGCGCGATGGGAATAGCGGGCTTGAACGCCTCGAATCTATGGTCTCAAGATAAAATTCCTTCTTCTTTTATAGACGAAGCAAAAGCGAAAATGGAATATCTCACCCGCGACGAAGATTTTATAAACTATGGCCGGGGTAATCCGCCGCCATACCAATTGACGCCGGAAAAACGCCGCGCCGTAGGATTGGAACGCGAGACGTGGAGGCTGGAGATATTGGCCGATCCCGAAAGCGATTCCGTCGTGGAGCATCCCCTTTCGCTGGAATCGGGAACCGCCTTAGATTGGCCGGGATTGATGAAACTCACCGAAAAATACGCCATACGTTTTTTGAGCGTCATGTCCTGCACCAATGGAAAAAGTCCCTGCGGCATGGGTTTGTGGGAAGGCGTTCCGCTCAGGGAATTAATCTGGCTAGCCAAGCCAACGAAAAACGTGAGACGGATTTTTTACTATGGCTATCACAACGACGATATCAAACAACGGTTTCAGAGTTCTCTATCTATTGGTAGAGTATTGGAAGACCCTCCTGGCGAGCTTCCGGTAACGCTTTGTTATAAACTGAATGGCGAATGGCTTTCGCCGGTCCGCGGCGGGCCCGCGCGAATGTTGGTTCCCGGCGCTTACGGCAATAAATCGGTCAAGTGGCTGCAACGAATTTTGCTGACCAATAGCAACAAAGCCAATGATACTTACGCCCTTTGGAACAATGACACGGAAAGCCATTTGAAGACGTGGGCGTGTTTTATTCATGCGCCGGAAAAAGCGAAAGCGGGACAGCCGATTCTCCTAACCGGAGTGGCGCAAGTCGGAATGTCGGGTCTTGCCAAAGTCCAATATTTTCTCCATGCGCAAGATAAACCGCTGCCGGACGACGATCCCTATTTCGCCAAAACCGATTGGAATGACGCCGAAATTCTTCCGCCGCCGGATCGTTGGGGCGGGGAAATGCGAGATGAAAAACTGCCCTCGCCGACGCTCAAAATCGACTCTGCCACGGGGAAGCCTAGCCAGTGGCCGATGCGTGACGCTCTAGTTCATTGGGCGGCGCTTTTGACGAATGTTCCCAGCGGCCATTATGACCTGTTCTGCCGCACGATCGACGCCAATGGAATCGCGCAGCCCATGCCTCGTCCTTTTCTTAAGTCCGGCTATAACGCCATTCAGCGAATCGATTTGGTTGTCGAGGCGTAA
- the rpsF gene encoding 30S ribosomal protein S6, with product MAVAPYEILYIIDAALEESEIQRLADEMKSVIQNNGGQITRDANWGIRKLAYEIKKKTDGVYINLEFDAPETTPEEIIQFIHTHAGILRHLIIQIPKAKLIQEKIDAERKQKALDDAERERTEALAREAARASALDESAREEKSSTMAIDESDEDDDLDDIDVEDD from the coding sequence ATGGCAGTAGCGCCCTACGAAATTCTTTACATCATCGACGCCGCTTTGGAAGAAAGCGAAATTCAACGGTTGGCGGATGAAATGAAATCCGTCATCCAAAACAACGGCGGACAAATTACCAGAGACGCCAATTGGGGCATCCGAAAATTAGCCTACGAAATCAAGAAAAAAACGGACGGCGTCTATATCAACCTCGAATTCGACGCTCCCGAAACGACGCCGGAAGAGATCATTCAATTCATCCATACTCATGCCGGGATCCTGCGCCACTTGATCATCCAGATTCCCAAGGCGAAATTGATCCAGGAAAAGATTGACGCCGAGAGGAAGCAAAAGGCGTTAGACGACGCCGAGCGGGAGCGGACGGAAGCGCTGGCGAGAGAAGCCGCGAGAGCGTCCGCTTTGGATGAATCCGCAAGGGAAGAGAAATCCTCTACAATGGCTATCGACGAATCGGATGAAGACGACGATTTGGATGATATCGATGTGGAAGACGATTAA
- the rpsT gene encoding 30S ribosomal protein S20, with the protein MPNHKATAKSLKQDAKRRARNVSAKSRLRTLVKKVRLAVSEKKTEEAKTRLITAVSALDTAAKKHVIHPRNAARNKSRLMRLVSAMEKN; encoded by the coding sequence ATGCCCAATCATAAAGCGACAGCCAAAAGTTTGAAGCAAGACGCGAAACGGCGGGCGAGAAACGTTTCCGCCAAATCGCGGCTGCGGACATTGGTCAAAAAGGTGCGATTGGCCGTTTCGGAGAAAAAAACGGAAGAAGCCAAAACGCGCCTCATTACCGCTGTTTCCGCCTTGGATACGGCGGCGAAGAAACATGTCATTCATCCGCGCAACGCCGCTCGTAACAAATCCCGATTAATGCGTCTTGTCAGCGCCATGGAAAAAAACTGA
- a CDS encoding type II toxin-antitoxin system HicB family antitoxin, translating into MIYQYTVNIEKDPKAGVFIASVPALGCCFTQGRTREEILERIREAIACHLEALLEDGEEIPHFESRIHE; encoded by the coding sequence ATGATCTATCAATATACAGTTAATATAGAAAAAGATCCCAAAGCGGGTGTATTTATTGCGTCCGTTCCCGCTCTTGGCTGCTGCTTTACGCAAGGGCGTACGCGGGAAGAAATCCTAGAACGGATTCGCGAAGCCATTGCATGTCATCTCGAGGCGCTTTTAGAGGATGGGGAAGAAATCCCGCATTTCGAGTCACGGATTCATGAATAA
- the rpsR gene encoding 30S ribosomal protein S18 — protein MKESRESRTSGAPKKKFQRRRFSRKKVCRFCEQKTVYIDFKNYRLLREFLTERGKIVPRRITGTCAKHQRLLTISIKQARNIALLAFTHR, from the coding sequence ATGAAAGAGTCTCGAGAATCTCGTACTTCGGGGGCGCCCAAAAAGAAATTTCAACGCCGACGCTTCTCGCGCAAGAAAGTATGCCGGTTTTGCGAACAAAAAACCGTTTATATCGATTTTAAAAATTACCGTTTGTTAAGAGAGTTCCTGACGGAGAGGGGCAAGATCGTTCCCCGGCGCATCACCGGCACCTGCGCCAAGCATCAACGCTTGTTGACGATTTCCATCAAGCAAGCGCGCAATATCGCTCTCTTGGCCTTTACGCATCGATAA
- the ispE gene encoding 4-(cytidine 5'-diphospho)-2-C-methyl-D-erythritol kinase produces MNTIQLRAHAKINLYLDILGIQKDGYHQLDMVNAKLSLHDLITCTLIPQRTIELTCNHSSIPTDSRNTAFQAASRFLEQTRTKSGVCIHIDKRIPHGAGLGGGSSDAAVVLQAMNLLTNMRLPPEKLTQIAAGIGADVPFFLKEGCCYVGGKGEKVVKISTHISLMTSPLFVVLCSPSVHISTKEAYALWDRSETKTHSQPAALIQSLNGGQRDSLPNHLFNSFEAVLFPAHPAIRQANDVFASLSPTKPLLTGSGSNLFSLHGCRTEAEDVRGRLLTEGYPSQVCELRL; encoded by the coding sequence ATGAATACGATCCAGTTACGCGCCCATGCAAAAATCAATTTATATTTGGATATTCTGGGAATTCAAAAAGACGGATATCACCAGCTGGACATGGTGAACGCCAAACTATCGCTCCATGACCTCATCACCTGCACGCTCATTCCTCAGCGAACGATCGAACTAACCTGCAACCATTCTTCGATTCCAACCGATTCTCGAAACACCGCCTTCCAGGCCGCCAGCCGCTTTTTGGAACAGACGCGAACCAAATCGGGCGTATGCATCCATATTGACAAGCGAATTCCTCACGGCGCGGGTTTGGGCGGCGGCAGCAGCGACGCCGCCGTTGTACTCCAAGCCATGAATCTTCTCACGAATATGCGCCTCCCCCCCGAGAAACTAACGCAAATCGCGGCGGGCATCGGCGCCGACGTTCCCTTTTTTTTGAAAGAGGGTTGCTGTTATGTGGGGGGGAAGGGAGAAAAAGTCGTAAAAATTTCTACGCATATTTCCTTAATGACGTCCCCCCTATTCGTCGTTTTATGCTCCCCTTCCGTTCATATCTCGACCAAGGAAGCCTATGCGCTTTGGGATCGATCAGAAACGAAGACTCATAGCCAGCCCGCCGCTCTTATTCAATCCTTGAACGGCGGCCAGAGGGATTCGCTTCCCAACCATCTTTTCAATTCTTTCGAAGCGGTTCTCTTTCCAGCGCATCCCGCCATCCGCCAAGCCAATGACGTTTTCGCCTCTCTCTCGCCAACAAAGCCCCTTTTAACCGGTTCCGGATCGAATCTCTTCAGCCTCCATGGCTGCCGGACGGAAGCGGAAGACGTACGGGGCCGTCTTTTAACGGAAGGCTATCCTTCGCAGGTTTGCGAACTACGCCTTTAG
- a CDS encoding 50S ribosomal protein L25 has translation MKQVEISVQRREKIGKGAARSSRRAGRVPAVIYGGNGTSIPVSVDRHEIERAIHSGGESENIVVNVAIAGEDAKELALVRQTQHDPLSGALEHLDFLRISIDKTITTTVPIHPVGSCKGVKAGGIFEQLLRDVEIECLPLEIPDCLEIDVTELDLAHSLHVSDIPGNPKYKILTAPDRTVASVALPKVEAAPGAPAAAAEGEAEKAAEGSEKSE, from the coding sequence ATGAAACAGGTTGAAATTTCAGTTCAACGCCGGGAAAAGATCGGAAAAGGAGCCGCGCGATCTTCCCGGCGCGCGGGCAGGGTCCCCGCCGTCATATATGGAGGAAATGGGACTTCCATCCCTGTTTCGGTTGATCGCCATGAAATCGAGCGAGCCATACACAGCGGCGGGGAGTCGGAAAACATCGTCGTGAACGTCGCCATTGCGGGAGAAGACGCGAAGGAACTGGCGCTGGTTCGTCAAACCCAACACGACCCGTTGTCGGGCGCGTTGGAACACTTGGATTTTCTGCGCATATCCATCGATAAAACTATTACCACTACGGTACCCATCCACCCCGTAGGTTCCTGCAAAGGCGTGAAGGCAGGAGGCATCTTCGAGCAGCTGCTCCGCGATGTGGAAATCGAATGCCTGCCGCTGGAAATTCCCGATTGTCTGGAAATCGACGTAACGGAACTTGATCTAGCCCATAGTCTTCACGTATCCGATATTCCGGGGAATCCGAAATATAAAATCCTCACGGCTCCGGACCGCACCGTCGCCTCCGTAGCGCTGCCCAAGGTGGAGGCCGCTCCGGGCGCGCCCGCCGCCGCTGCGGAAGGGGAAGCGGAAAAAGCCGCCGAAGGTTCGGAAAAATCCGAGTAA
- a CDS encoding aminotransferase class I/II-fold pyridoxal phosphate-dependent enzyme: MNKPLAKRRTFLQTAAAGTAGLGLAGPMILTTAASETKEKLAMLGGTPICKAKSASWPKVVKEDGDEDAWMDVLNKKGWCRLDGEYVNTFEKEYAKFTGVKECLATSCGTTALYTSLNALGIGPGDEVLVTPYTFVATINVILLQYALPIFVDTDRETFLIDPKKLEEKITEKTRAILPVHIGGNVCNMDAIMEVAKKHKLIVVEDACQAHLAEWRGKKVGSIGNSGCFSFQVTKNLCSGEGGAVITDDSDLMDRCFSFHSNGRERTNKYGFGYVHNGINARMTEFSAALLLQGMKRVEEQSRLRTENALYLSKQLEEIPGIHPAKMYEGTTRNAYHLYMFRYDAKEFGGVPRDKFLNAMSAEGAGCGSGYSPLNKEPFLKDALYSRGYQAVYSKERIDKYFSENECPENDRLCKEEACWWYQTQFLATKEDMDQRAAAVRKIHAHAAELAKA, translated from the coding sequence ATGAATAAACCATTGGCCAAAAGAAGAACTTTTCTACAAACGGCGGCGGCGGGGACGGCGGGGTTGGGATTGGCGGGTCCGATGATCCTAACCACGGCGGCATCCGAAACCAAAGAAAAACTAGCAATGCTGGGAGGAACGCCCATCTGCAAAGCGAAATCCGCCTCCTGGCCCAAAGTCGTAAAAGAGGACGGCGACGAGGATGCCTGGATGGACGTCTTGAACAAGAAGGGCTGGTGCCGCCTCGACGGCGAATACGTCAATACCTTCGAGAAGGAATACGCCAAATTCACAGGCGTAAAAGAATGCCTCGCCACATCCTGCGGCACCACGGCTTTGTATACCTCTCTTAACGCATTGGGCATTGGTCCCGGCGACGAGGTGCTAGTAACGCCCTATACCTTCGTCGCCACCATCAACGTGATTTTGTTGCAATACGCGCTTCCCATCTTCGTCGATACGGACCGCGAGACTTTCCTGATCGATCCCAAGAAGTTAGAGGAAAAGATCACGGAAAAAACCCGCGCCATTCTTCCCGTACACATCGGCGGCAACGTGTGCAATATGGACGCCATCATGGAAGTGGCCAAGAAACATAAACTGATTGTCGTCGAAGACGCCTGCCAAGCCCATCTCGCCGAATGGCGCGGCAAAAAAGTTGGCTCCATCGGCAACAGCGGCTGTTTCAGCTTCCAAGTGACCAAAAACCTGTGCTCCGGCGAGGGCGGCGCCGTCATTACCGACGATTCGGATCTCATGGATCGCTGCTTCTCGTTCCATTCCAACGGCCGCGAACGTACCAATAAATACGGCTTCGGCTACGTCCATAACGGAATCAACGCCCGCATGACGGAATTTTCCGCCGCGCTCCTGCTCCAGGGCATGAAGCGCGTGGAAGAGCAATCCCGCCTGCGCACGGAAAACGCCCTCTATCTATCCAAACAATTGGAAGAAATTCCCGGCATCCATCCCGCTAAGATGTACGAGGGAACCACGCGCAACGCCTACCACCTCTATATGTTCCGTTACGATGCCAAGGAATTCGGCGGCGTCCCGCGCGATAAGTTCCTGAACGCCATGAGCGCGGAAGGCGCAGGCTGCGGCAGCGGCTACTCGCCCCTCAACAAAGAGCCGTTCCTCAAGGACGCTCTCTATTCGCGAGGTTACCAGGCTGTTTATTCCAAGGAACGCATCGATAAATATTTCTCCGAAAACGAATGCCCGGAAAACGACCGCCTCTGCAAGGAAGAAGCCTGCTGGTGGTATCAAACCCAGTTCCTGGCTACCAAAGAAGATATGGATCAGCGGGCGGCGGCGGTGCGCAAAATCCACGCCCACGCGGCGGAACTGGCAAAAGCGTAA
- a CDS encoding single-stranded DNA-binding protein — protein MMNHIVLIGRLTADPEIRMTQSGIPVANFQLAVDRRFKNANGERETDFIRIVAWRKLAELIRDYTHKGYLVAVDGSLQVRRYQTPEGENRTVYEVQADNVQFLDRGGRGAGGDSSYAPPSDQDAPPPPPEPSSQSGRPGDDSDLPF, from the coding sequence ATTATGAATCATATCGTACTCATAGGCCGCTTAACGGCGGATCCGGAAATCCGCATGACTCAAAGCGGCATTCCAGTCGCTAATTTTCAACTGGCGGTGGATCGTCGTTTTAAAAACGCCAACGGCGAACGAGAAACAGATTTCATCCGAATCGTCGCCTGGCGCAAACTGGCCGAATTAATAAGGGACTACACTCATAAAGGCTACCTTGTCGCCGTGGATGGTTCTTTGCAGGTGCGGCGTTATCAAACGCCCGAAGGGGAGAACCGAACGGTCTATGAAGTGCAAGCGGACAATGTGCAATTTCTCGACCGCGGCGGACGCGGCGCGGGCGGCGATTCGTCCTACGCGCCGCCCTCCGATCAAGATGCGCCGCCTCCGCCTCCCGAACCGTCTTCTCAAAGCGGCAGACCGGGAGACGACAGCGATTTACCCTTTTAA
- a CDS encoding radical SAM protein, with protein sequence MKIWLIAPASGQWRHTGRRRLFNGKTFRFSMLSLLRVAAETPPEDEVRLIDEQIEDIPWEEETDLVGITCMTALAPRAYEIAASFRAKGVPVVLGGMHPTFRPQEALRCASAVVLGEAEGVWPKVVEDARRGRLQEINRLDAPPSLEHLKPPPLHLLRKNRYAAPYAIQAARGCPHHCAFCAVSAFHGGIQRRRPVADVLAEAAAAPSSYLLFVDDNLTADREYAAALFRGLTPLKKYWITQSTLALAEDSELVLMAAEAGCVGVFAGLESFSEKNLDGVGKNCHQAGRYREAIRTLHAHGIGVEAGIVFGFDGDGPGVFSRTLSLLDELEVDLIQASIFTPLPGTMQYQTMADRIVDRNWSHYDFHHVVFQPKGMSAEALQAGHDWVTREFYRPWRIARRLARAANRPRALIGSLYAAALNLAYYGRIRQWHIQGWNPETSSLSRHNPSIVQETEIAALQ encoded by the coding sequence ATGAAAATATGGCTTATCGCTCCCGCCAGCGGGCAATGGCGCCATACGGGGCGCCGCCGGTTGTTCAACGGCAAAACGTTCCGCTTTTCCATGCTCAGCCTATTGCGCGTCGCCGCCGAGACGCCGCCGGAAGACGAGGTGCGGCTGATCGACGAACAAATCGAGGACATTCCCTGGGAAGAAGAGACCGATTTAGTGGGCATCACCTGCATGACGGCGCTGGCGCCCAGGGCGTATGAAATCGCGGCTTCCTTTCGGGCGAAGGGCGTTCCCGTCGTTCTAGGCGGAATGCATCCCACCTTTCGCCCGCAGGAAGCGTTACGCTGCGCCAGCGCCGTAGTCTTGGGCGAAGCCGAAGGCGTTTGGCCCAAAGTGGTCGAGGATGCGCGGCGCGGCCGCCTGCAAGAGATTAACCGTTTGGACGCCCCGCCCAGTTTGGAGCATTTAAAGCCGCCTCCTCTCCATCTGCTGCGAAAAAATCGGTACGCCGCGCCTTACGCCATCCAAGCGGCGCGCGGCTGCCCCCACCATTGCGCATTCTGCGCCGTCTCCGCCTTTCACGGAGGCATTCAACGGCGGCGTCCCGTCGCGGACGTCCTCGCCGAAGCGGCGGCGGCGCCATCTTCTTATCTCCTCTTCGTGGATGACAATCTTACGGCGGATCGAGAATATGCAGCGGCGCTTTTTCGCGGGCTTACGCCATTGAAGAAATATTGGATTACGCAATCGACGCTGGCATTGGCGGAAGACTCGGAGTTGGTTCTCATGGCGGCGGAAGCGGGATGCGTCGGCGTTTTCGCGGGTTTGGAAAGCTTTTCCGAAAAGAATTTGGATGGCGTTGGAAAAAACTGCCATCAAGCCGGACGATATCGGGAAGCCATCCGCACGCTCCATGCCCACGGCATCGGCGTGGAAGCGGGGATCGTCTTCGGATTCGACGGCGACGGTCCCGGCGTTTTTTCCCGAACGCTCTCGCTGCTGGACGAGTTGGAAGTGGATTTGATCCAGGCGTCGATCTTCACGCCGCTGCCGGGAACAATGCAATACCAAACCATGGCGGATCGAATCGTCGATCGCAATTGGTCCCATTACGATTTCCATCACGTCGTATTTCAGCCGAAAGGCATGTCCGCCGAAGCGCTGCAAGCGGGGCACGATTGGGTCACGCGCGAATTCTATCGCCCCTGGCGCATCGCCCGGCGTTTGGCTCGCGCCGCAAACAGGCCGCGAGCGTTGATCGGCTCTCTTTACGCGGCGGCGCTCAACCTCGCCTATTATGGCCGCATCCGCCAATGGCATATCCAAGGATGGAATCCGGAAACGTCGTCTCTCAGCCGCCACAATCCATCTATTGTCCAAGAAACGGAAATCGCCGCTTTACAATAG